Within Mucilaginibacter inviolabilis, the genomic segment CGGTCTGAGATCAACTATCTGAAACCAATTACCATTAATGATCAGATAGCCTGTTATGTGCGTACCGTACGCATTGGTAATAGTAGTTTTGATGTAATGCATGTATTGGTTAAGATAACCGAACAGGGCGAAGAAATTGTAACTACGGGTAAAACCATTTGCATCAGTTATGATTACAGCGCTAATAAATCAGTAGCTATACCAGCCAATGAGCGCCGCAATATGATCGAATACGATGAACCAAGGTTGATATTGAATACCAATTAGAAACCATCAGTCATCACATAAAATTGCGATGACTGATGATTTTTGTTATTAATGTATAGAGCCCGTTGCGTCAACTATAGTAAAGTTCTTATTAAAGGTGGTTGAGTGTACGTTGATGTTGATGCCGCTTGGACTATTATTGGTGTAATTAACCAGGCTCCAGTTACCTAATGTTGAGCCGCTATAAGTAGACATGGATTGCGTCTTGGGGTGTACTACAATAAGATTGGTATTGCTGCTGCCTGGCTGACTGATAGCAATATCATTACCCGGGCTACCATTGAAATCTTGTATACCATTGGAGAGTACTGCCCAGTTACCAGATGAAATTGGATAATTGTGTTGCGAACGTGTTCGTTGATTAACAATAGTTAGGTTCGGGCCGTTGGCAATAGCTATTTCTGCACCGGCTACCCCGTCCATATCGCTTATGCCGGCCGAACCTGTTGTGATCACCGCCCAGTTTCCGGAGCTGATGTTGTAAGAATTGGTTGAAGCTGTTTTGGCTGTAAATATGATCAGTTGCGATCCGCTTATCATCGTTAATTCTGCCCCGGCTACGCCATCAAGATCGGCCGTAGCGGCTGGTACCACCGCCCAATTTCCAGAGCTGATATTATATGCTGTTTTTGAACCTGTTCTTGCGGTTACAATAATTAGCTGACTACCGCTAATAATGGGTATTTCGGCCCCGGCTATGCCATCCATATCAACGGTAGCGCCTTGTACTACCGCCCAATTTCCTGAACCAATAGGATAAGCTGTTTTTGAACCGGTTCTTGCTGTTATAATGATCAGTTGGCTACCGCTAACAATGGGTATTTCGGCACCCGCCACCCCATCCAGATCGGTAATGGCGCCTGGAGCCGCAGCCCAACTTCCAGATCCTATAGCATAATTAGTAGTGCTACCTAATCTGTCGTTAATAATTAACAAACTGCCGCCTATATTTACAGGGATTTCGGCACCCGCCACCCCATCCAGATCTACTATGCTACTGGCGTCGCCATATAATAATGCCCAGGAGCCATTACTTATAGGGTATTGATGCGTAACACCAGTTGACCGCACTACCGTTATGGACGATCCATTATTATAAATGTTATCCGGAACACCATCGCCGTTCACATCAATGGTGCCCATAAGCACACCGGTATTCGGGCTGGCTACGGCATTGGTTTTTGCAACAGTCGATGATTTTAACGAGGATTCCGGTGAAGGCATCTCGTCATTTTTTGTTTTGCAGGAATAAAAGCTGAGCAGGCAAAAGCTGAGGAAAGTAAGTTTTGTGATAGCAATAAGGTTTCTTTTTGCATTAAATAAATTTTTCATAGAGTTTTAATTTAGGTTTTAGTGATAGATATATTGTATTATAATAAATGAGCTTATTTTAATTTATAAATACCCTATCACTATGCCTCCATAATATTTATTCAAATGCTATCGGGTGTTTCTGTTTAATCAGTATTAAGTTTGTTTTGTATTGATAATTAAATGATTGTATGGTAATCATTATCCAGGCTTAACAAGCTATACTTCGCTATACCTAAATTGGAGAGATAATAAAATAATTGCAAAATATGTAACACAACATTACTACATCAATTTAAAATATTTTTATACTTAATGCAAGTATTTGTTAGTGAGGTAATTATAAAATATCAAGAATAAGTATTTTAATTAATAATACGTGGAATGAGAGCTAATGTTGTAGTATTATAATGAGAGAATGGATTAGTTTAATTTAATTAACCTCCAATATTATATAACGAAGCAATCTCAATACTATACAGAGACACTCTGTATAGTATTGAGATTGCTTCGTACCTCGTAATGACGGGTTTTTTATTTACACATTAAAAGATTTTTCCCGGATTTAATATTCCGTTAGGGTCAAATGCTTTTTTGATACCTTTCCATAAGGCAAAATGAACGTCGGAGTATTTTATGGGCATAAATTCTCTTTGAACCAGGCCAATACCGTGTTCGCCCGAAAGCGTACCACCCAATGATACGGTTAGCTCAAAAATTTCACGGATACCAAATTTGAGTTTATTATTCCAGTCGCTATCGTTCATCTTGGTTTTAACAATATTTACATGTAGGTTGCCATCACCTGCGTGGCCATAACATACTGATTCAAAACCATATTTGGCACCTACTTCCTTGATGCCTTTGATCAATTGAGGCAACGCCGCACGAGGTACTACCGTATCTTCTTCTTTATAAATGGAGTTCGACTTTATAGATACTGCCACAGTACGCCGTAAACGCCAAAGCTCCTCCTTTTGTGCCGATGAATCGGCAAAGAGCACGTCGCTGCAATCATAGTTTTCTAAAACTGCGTTGATCTTTTCGCAATCGGCAAATATCACATCCTGATTATTGCCGTCAACTTCTATCAGTAAAAAAGCTTCTACCCCATCTTTCAGATCAAAAGCGATATTGTCATATTCTATTACCCACTCCACTCCCCTGCGTTCCATGAACTCTAATGCCGAGGGTACGATACCCGCCCTGAATATAGCCGATACAGCAGCACAAGCCAGTTCGTTGCTCGGAAACGAGGCCAGCATCAGCGCATCAACTGTAGGTAACGGTATTAGCTTAACCACAATTTTGGTAACAATACCCAAAGTACCTTCAGAACCTATCATGAGCTGGGTTAAATTATAACCCGAAGCATATTTAAGGGTATTGGCACCCGTCCAGATGATCTCGCCAGAAGCAAGAACAACCTGTAAATTCAATACATACTCGCGTATAGTGCCATACTTTACCACCCGTGGCCCACCAGAGCCATGCGACACATTACCCCCAATAAAACAACTCCCCTTACTGGCCGGATCAACCGGGTAAAGCAAGCCTTTGTCCGCTACCTCGTTCATGAATTCCTCGGTAATTACACCTGGCTCTACCGTAGCCTGCAGGTTTTGCTCGTCAATCTCCAGTACTTTATTAAAGCGCTCCATGGCTATGAGCAAACCACCTTTAACCGGCAATGCACCACCACTTAAACCTGTGCCCGCCCCGCGTGGGGTAACCGGGATACGGTGTTTGTTGCATAGCTTCAATAGAGCAGCAACCTCTTCCGGTGTTTTGGGCTTGGCAACTACTTCGGGGTAGTAAACCAGGTCTTCGGTTTCATCGTGACTATATTTTTCAAGATCGTCATGTTGTACAATAACCGCGTCGGCACCAACTATAGTTGTAATGGCTTCAATTACAGGAGGTGTTATGATATTATAATTCATGTTGTTGGTGGGTAATTAATAGTAACGCTTGACTGGGCGACTCTTCCTGTCAGCGGGGGATTTAATTTTTTGATGGTAACTTCAATGGTTTTCACAAAGGGATATTTAAGCAGGATCTGGTTTGTAATGGCTTGCCCCACCGTTTCTATCAGTTTGCTGGGAATCTTCATTTCCTCGCAGGTTATGGCATATACTTTTTCATAATCAACCGTATTATGCAAACCATCTTTCAGATCGGTTACCGGTTCAAAACCTACGGCAATATCTACCAAAAAACGGCATCCTATTTTTTGCTCTTCCGGATAAAATCCGTGATAGGCAAAAAATTCTGCACCCTGCAAGGCTATGTTTATCATGCTCCAAAAGTAATTGATTTTTTGGTTTAGATGGTCTGTTTATACCTTGTGATCATTAAAATTTATCAGGAATGACCAGTTAATGATTTTTCTTGAAAAAATATAATTTGTAAAAAGCAGGTTTAAACAATCTAAACCTAGTTTTTGGAATAAAGTGGCTTCTGGTATTCAAAAACAACGATTTGGGCTTTATCAACTC encodes:
- a CDS encoding acyl-CoA thioesterase, whose protein sequence is MSEKLTDYKYKTAIPIRFSDIDAFGHVNNAVYLTYFEIARSNYWKEIINWDWNHAGIILGRSEINYLKPITINDQIACYVRTVRIGNSSFDVMHVLVKITEQGEEIVTTGKTICISYDYSANKSVAIPANERRNMIEYDEPRLILNTN
- a CDS encoding FAD-binding oxidoreductase; this encodes MNYNIITPPVIEAITTIVGADAVIVQHDDLEKYSHDETEDLVYYPEVVAKPKTPEEVAALLKLCNKHRIPVTPRGAGTGLSGGALPVKGGLLIAMERFNKVLEIDEQNLQATVEPGVITEEFMNEVADKGLLYPVDPASKGSCFIGGNVSHGSGGPRVVKYGTIREYVLNLQVVLASGEIIWTGANTLKYASGYNLTQLMIGSEGTLGIVTKIVVKLIPLPTVDALMLASFPSNELACAAVSAIFRAGIVPSALEFMERRGVEWVIEYDNIAFDLKDGVEAFLLIEVDGNNQDVIFADCEKINAVLENYDCSDVLFADSSAQKEELWRLRRTVAVSIKSNSIYKEEDTVVPRAALPQLIKGIKEVGAKYGFESVCYGHAGDGNLHVNIVKTKMNDSDWNNKLKFGIREIFELTVSLGGTLSGEHGIGLVQREFMPIKYSDVHFALWKGIKKAFDPNGILNPGKIF
- the folB gene encoding dihydroneopterin aldolase produces the protein MINIALQGAEFFAYHGFYPEEQKIGCRFLVDIAVGFEPVTDLKDGLHNTVDYEKVYAITCEEMKIPSKLIETVGQAITNQILLKYPFVKTIEVTIKKLNPPLTGRVAQSSVTINYPPTT